A section of the Oryza sativa Japonica Group chromosome 1, ASM3414082v1 genome encodes:
- the LOC4323889 gene encoding putative clathrin assembly protein At2g01600 has translation MSALQSWRKAYGALKDTTTVSLANLNSDFKDLDVAIVKATNHVECPPKERHLRKIAAATSIGRPRADVAYCIHALARRLAKTRNWIVALKTLVVIHRLLRDGDPTFREEFLTFTQRVRILQLSNFKDDSTPVAWDYSSWVRTYGLFLEERLECFRVLKYDIEAERLSKQGQGPEKGHSRTRELDSPDLLEQLPALQQLLYRLIGCRPEGAANSNYLVQYALALVLKESFKIYCAINDGIINLVDKFFEMPRHEALKALEIYRRAGQQAGSLSDFYENCRGLELARNFQFPTLREPPQSFLSTMEEYVREAPRMVPIKEPLEFPERLLLTYKPEESEEIPEPVSAEEEKPQIEEPAVAVPSTEVVPPPPPKPEVVDTGDLLGLSDPTPSVSAIEESNALALAIIPTGGETSTSGTATLQDKGFDPTGWELALVTTPSTNTNSMAMDSNLGGGFDKLILDSLYDEGTYRQQMQQQQLYGSAAPNPFMASDPFAMSNQVAPPPSVQMASMTQQPQQMPMMMQPNPFGPPLQPQHAGIAQAPNPFLDAGFGPFPASNGMHPQANPFGTAQLL, from the exons ATGTCGGCGCTGCAGAGCTGGCGCAAGGCGTACGGCGCGCTCAAGGACACCACCACCGTCAGCCTCGCCAATCTCAACTCCGACTTCAAG GATCTGGATGTGGCGATTGTGAAGGCCACGAACCACGTCGAGTGCCCGCCCAAGGAGCGCCACCTGCGAA AGATTGCAGCGGCGACGTCCATCGGTAGGCCTCGGGCGGATGTCGCCTACTGCATCCATGCTCTTGCTCGTCGCCTCGCCAAGACCCGGAATTGGATT GTTGCACTGAAGACACTTGTGGTGATCCACAGGCTTCTCCGGGATGGTGATCCTACATTCCGTGAAGAGTTTCTTACTTTCACACAAAGAGTGCGGATTTTGCAATTATCAAACTTCAAGGATGACTCCACCCCTGTTG CTTGGGACTATTCTTCATGGGTTCGTACATACGGTTTGTTTTTGGAGGAAAGACTGGAATGCTTCAGGGTCTTAAAGTACGATATTGAAGCTGAGCGTTTGTCGAAGCAGGGTCAAGGGCCTGAAAAG GGCCACAGTAGAACCAGAGAATTAGATTCTCCGGACTTGCTGGAGCAATTACCAGCACTGCAGCAGTTACTCTATCGACTTATTGGATGTCGG CCAGAAGGAGCTGCAAATAGCAATTATTTGGTGCAGTATGCTCTAGCTCTG GTTCTTAAAGAAAGCTTCAAAATCTATTGTGCAATAAACGATGGAATTATCAACCTTGTTGACAAG TTTTTTGAGATGCCAAGGCACGAAGCACTCAAAGCCCTTGAAATTTACAGGAGAGCTGGACAGCAG GCTGGAAGCCTATCGGACTTCTATGAAAACTGTCGGGGATTAGAACTTGCAAGAAATTTCCAGTTTCCTACTCTGAGGGAG CCACCACAATCATTCCTTTCGACCATGGAGGAGTATGTGAGAGAGGCTCCACGCATGGTTCCAATTAAGGAACCTTTG GAGTTTCCTGAGAGACTCCTCCTGACATACAAACcagaagaatcagaagagatTCCTGAGCCTGTTTCTGCTGAGGAGGAAAAACCACAAATTGAAGAACCTGCTGTTGCAGTGCCATCTACTGAAGTagttccaccaccacctcctaaACCTGAGGTCGTAGACACCGGTGATTTATTG GGATTAAGCGATCCAACCCCTAGTGTATCAGCAATAGAGGAAAGCAATGCTTTGGCCTTGGCTATTATTCCTACAG GTGGTGAGACGTCAACAAGTGGCACAGCTACACTGCAAGATAAAGGATTTGACCCTACAGGATGGGAACTTGCTCTTGTTACTACCCCGAGCACCAACACAAACTCAATGGCCATGGACAGTAATTTG GGTGGTGGATTTGACAAACTCATTCTGGACAGCCTATACGACGAGGGAACCTACaggcagcagatgcagcagcagcagctgtatGGTTCAGCTGCCCCCAACCCTTTCATGGCGAGTGATCCTTTCGCTATGTCGAATCAAGTAGCTCCCCCACCATCAGTTCAAATGGCTAGCATGACTCAGCAGCCCCAGCAGATGCCTATGATGATGCAGCCAAATCCCTTCGGGCCACCACTACAGCCGCAGCATGCAGGCATTGCTCAGGCACCCAACCCCTTCCTCGATGCTGGGTTCGGCCCTTTCCCAGCATCAAATGGGATGCACCCGCAAGCCAACCCGTTTGGAACCGCCCAACTTTTGTAG
- the LOC4323890 gene encoding phosphoethanolamine N-methyltransferase, whose amino-acid sequence MDAAAATAVNGVLEVEERKAQKSYWEEHSKDLTVEAMMLDSRAADLDKEERPEILSLLPPYEGKSVLELGAGIGRFTGELVKTAGHVLAMDFIESVIKKNESINGHHKNASFMCADVTCPDLMIEDNSIDLIFSNWLLMYLSDEEVEKLVKRMVRWLKVGGYIFFRESCFHQSGDSKRKVNPTHYREPRFYTKVFKECQALDQDGNSFELSVLTCKCVGAYVKSKKNQNQICWLWQKVDSTEDRGFQRFLDNVQYKASGILRYERIFGEGFVSTGGIETTKEFVDRLDLKPGQNVLDVGCGIGGGDFYMADKYDVHVVGIDLSINMVSFALERAIGRKCSVEFEVADCTKKTYPDNTFDVIYSRDTILHIQDKPSLFKSFFKWLKPGGKVLISDYCKCPGKPSEEFAAYIKQRGYDLHDVRAYGQMLENAGFHDVIAEDRTDQFLDVLERELAKVEKNKNEFVSDFSQEDYDAIVNGWKAKLQRSSAGEQRWGLFIATK is encoded by the exons AtggacgccgcggccgccaccgctgtTAATG GAGTgcttgaggtggaggagaggaaggcgcAGAAGAGCTACTGGGAGGAGCACTCCAAGGACCTCACCGTCGAGGCCATGATGCTCGACTCCCGCGCCGCCGATCTCGACAAGGAGGAGCGCCCCGAG ATATTGTCTTTACTTCCTCCTTACGAAGGAAAATCAGTACTGGAACTTGGTGCTGGAATAGGTCGCTTCACTGGAGAACTAGTGAAAACAGCTGGGCATGTTCTTGCAATGGATTTCATTGAAAGTGTGATTAAGAAG AATGAAAGCATAAACGGTCACCACAAGAATGCATCCTTTATGTGTGCGGATGTCACATGTCCAGACCTGATGATTGAGGATAACTCCATTGATCTGATATTTTCAAACTGGTTACTGATGTATCTTTCAGACGAGGAG GTTGAGAAGCTAGTAAAGAGAATGGTAAGATGGCTAAAGGTTGGCGGCTATATCTTCTTTAGGGAATCTTGTTTCCATCAGTCTGGAGATTCAAAAAGGAAAGTGAATCCTACACATTACCGGGAGCCAAGGTTTTACACTAAG GTGTTTAAAGAGTGTCAAGCTCTTGATCAAGATGGGAATTCCTTTGAACTCTCTGTACTTACTTGCAAGTGTGTTGGAGCTTACGTGAAAAGCAAGAAAAATCAAAACCAG ATATGTTGGCTATGGCAAAAGGTTGATTCAACAGAAGATCGGGGGTTTCAAAGATTTTTGGACAATGTGCAGTACAAAGCCAGTGGAATATTACGCTATGAACGCATCTTTGGAGAAGGCTTTGTGAGCACTGGTGGAATTG AAACTACAAAAGAATTTGTGGACAGGCTGGATCTCAAACCTGGCCAGAACGTTCTTGATGTTGGATGTGGAATTGGGGGCGGTGATTTTTATATGGCTGACAAGTATGATGTTCATGTTGTTGGTATTGATCTTTCGATAAACATGGTTTCTTTTGCACTTGAGCGTGCTATTGGGCGTAAGTGCTCAGTTGAGTTTGAAGTCGCTGATTGCACCAAAAAGACATACCCAGACAACACGTTTGACGTCATCTACAGTCGTGATACTATCCTTCACATACAA GATAAACCCTCACTATTTAAAAGTTTCTTCAAGTGGCTCAAACCTGGGGGTAAGGTCCTAATTAGTGATTACTGCAAGTGCCCTGGGAAACCTTCAGAAGAGTTCGCAGCTTACATTAAGCAAAGGGGTTATGACCTTCACGACGTCAGGGCTTACGGACAG ATGCTTGAGAATGCTGGTTTCCATGATGTCATTGCTGAAGACCGCACCGATCAG TTCCTCGATGTTCTAGAGAGGGAGCTTGCTAAAGTTGAAAAGAACAAAAACGAGTTCGTCTCTGATTTCAGCCAG GAGGACTACGACGCCATTGTGAATGGATGGAAGGCAAAACTTCAAAGGAGTTCTGCTGGTGAGCAGAGGTGGGGGCTGTTCATCGCGACCAAGTGA
- the LOC4323891 gene encoding glycosyltransferase BC10-like, translating to MPAAKRSASAGSVLALTVAGRRAARARLCLRLAAPLSFLLLLAALLRTQPLPAPPSAPPPSGGPARVAFLFLVRAGVPLDFLWDAFFRNGEEGKFSVYVHSAPGFQLDRTTTGSSYFYGRQLARSVKVAWGEPTMVEAERMLFAAALEDPANQRFVLLSDSCVPLYNFSYIYTYLMASTKSFVDSFVDKTEKRYNPSMSPVILKDKWRKGSQWVALTRRHAEVVVGDKLVLQVFRRHCKMVVTKALLGQKPNYRRLGFGLRRKQISKGSTRMEHDCIPDEHYVQTLFSINGHENELERRTLTYTSWNQSSDPKDKMTWHPMTFEYESASPEQINSIKGIDHVNYQMEHRTEWCQCNTTSVPCFLFARKFSYSAAMHLLEAGTVGPLKSALLA from the exons ATGCCGGCGGCGAagaggtcggcgtcggcggggtCGGTGCTGGCCCTCACGGTGGCCggacgccgcgccgcgcgggcccgcctctgcctccgcctGGCCGCGCCGCTCTCGttcctgctcctcctcgccgcgctgctCCGCACCCAGCCCCTCCCGGCGCCGccttccgcgccgccgccctccgggGGCCCCGCTAGGgtcgccttcctcttcctcgtccGCGCGGGCGTCCCCCTCGACTTCCTCTGGGACGCCTTCTTCCGC AACGGCGAGGAGGGCAAGTTCTCGGTGTACGTCCACTCGGCGCCTGGCTTCCAGCTTGACCGCACCACCACGGGATCGTCGTACTTCTACGGGCGGCAGCTCGCCAGGAGCGTAAAG GTGGCGTGGGGCGAACCTACCATGGTGGAGGCAGAGAGGATGTtgttcgccgccgccctcgaggATCCAGCGAACCAGCGCTTTGTTTTGCTCTCTGATAG CTGTGTTCCTCTGTACAATTTCAGCTACATATATACTTACTTGATGGCTTCGACTAAAAGTTTTGTAGACAG TTTTGTTGACAAGACCGAGAAGCGTTACAATCCAAGCATGTCTCCTGTTATCCTAAAGGACAAATGGAGGAAAGGATCACAG TGGGTAGCATTGACCAGAAGACATGCAGAAGTAGTCGTTGGCGACAAACTTGTCTTGCAAGTATTCAGAAGGCATTGCAAG ATGGTAGTAACTAAGGCTTTGCTTGGACAGAAGCCTAATTAT CGAAGATTAGGATTTGGACTTCGTCGAAAGCAGATATCG AAAGGATCTACTCGAATGGAGCATGATTGCATTCCAGATGAACACTATGTGCAGACATTATTTTCA ATCAATGGACATGAAAATGAACTGGAAAGAAGAACTTTGACATATACATCATGGAACCAGTCCTCAGATCCTAAAGACAAAATGACTTGGCATCCAATGACATTTGAGTATGAGTCAGCAAGTCCTGAGCAAATCAATTCAATTAAG GGTATTGATCATGTGAATTATCAGATGGAGCACAGAACTGAGTGGTGCCAATGCAATACTACATCCGTTCCATGTTTCCTATTTGCCAGGAAGTTCTCCTACAGTGCAGCCATGCATCTATTAGAGGCTGGGACGGTCGGTCCACTAAAATCTGCTCTACTGGCTTAA